Proteins encoded together in one Prochlorococcus marinus str. MIT 9211 window:
- a CDS encoding DUF4116 domain-containing protein — protein sequence MKDTRDLLVNYVQNKFKSDREIVLAALNLRNDMLMRVDEKFRSDREIVLAAVKSFGLALKFADESLKANREIVLAAVKSDGKALMYAAEELKADRGIVLAAVKSDGYALALKTNQETFQSDREIVLAAVSSKNCYCNDNSLGTALGFADRKFNCDREIVLAAVNQSGYALKNWADEKFQTDTEIVVAAIKYISLDSIYGGHDEVDKKYWSNREIVLEAVKSVEGVLLYAEKFQSDREIVMAAVKHDWFALSYANKKFQADREIVLAAVKSDGNALEFADEKFFSDREIALTAVSSGDGAFDYIDEKFKSDREIILAAVKQTDYALRDASDELKADREVVLAAVKSFGCALDYASDELKADREIVLAAVKSFGWALGYASDELKADREIVLAAVKQSGYALEYASDELKADREIVLRAVKENGEAFRFASRELKADREVVLATVTSGVEETLDSVIGEYLKNEREIVLAATKSDCRAFRYASEQLKSDREILLAALKSFTPFKESSIFSNEVYSD from the coding sequence ATGAAAGATACAAGGGATCTTCTAGTTAATTATGTCCAAAACAAATTCAAAAGTGACCGAGAAATCGTTCTTGCTGCTTTGAACTTAAGAAATGACATGCTAATGCGTGTCGATGAGAAGTTCAGAAGTGATCGGGAAATAGTTCTAGCTGCTGTTAAGTCATTTGGTTTAGCTCTCAAATTTGCTGATGAAAGCCTTAAGGCTAATCGAGAAATTGTTCTTGCTGCTGTTAAGTCAGATGGGAAAGCGCTTATGTATGCAGCTGAAGAATTAAAAGCTGATAGAGGAATCGTCCTTGCTGCTGTGAAATCAGATGGTTATGCACTTGCGCTTAAGACTAATCAAGAAACATTTCAAAGTGACCGAGAAATCGTTCTTGCTGCTGTTAGCTCAAAAAATTGCTATTGCAATGACAATAGTCTAGGAACAGCACTTGGCTTTGCCGATAGAAAATTTAACTGCGACCGTGAAATAGTTCTTGCTGCTGTTAATCAAAGTGGTTATGCGCTTAAGAATTGGGCTGATGAAAAGTTTCAAACCGACACCGAAATTGTAGTTGCAGCTATTAAATACATTTCTCTTGATTCTATTTATGGTGGGCATGACGAAGTAGATAAGAAGTATTGGAGCAATCGTGAAATAGTCTTAGAGGCTGTCAAATCAGTCGAAGGTGTCCTTTTATATGCCGAAAAATTTCAAAGCGATCGAGAAATCGTAATGGCAGCAGTTAAGCATGATTGGTTTGCCTTAAGTTATGCCAATAAGAAATTTCAAGCCGACCGTGAAATAGTTCTTGCTGCTGTGAAATCAGATGGTAATGCGCTTGAGTTTGCCGATGAAAAGTTTTTTAGCGACCGTGAAATCGCCCTTACAGCTGTTAGTTCCGGAGATGGGGCTTTTGATTATATCGACGAAAAATTCAAAAGTGACCGAGAAATCATTCTTGCTGCTGTTAAACAAACTGATTATGCACTCCGAGATGCCTCTGACGAATTAAAAGCTGATCGGGAAGTCGTTCTTGCTGCTGTTAAGTCTTTTGGTTGTGCACTCGACTATGCATCTGACGAATTAAAAGCTGATCGGGAAATAGTTCTTGCTGCTGTTAAGTCATTTGGTTGGGCACTCGGCTATGCCTCTGACGAATTAAAAGCTGATCGGGAAATAGTTCTTGCTGCTGTTAAGCAAAGTGGTTATGCGCTTGAATATGCCTCAGATGAATTAAAAGCTGATCGGGAAATAGTTCTCAGAGCTGTTAAAGAAAATGGTGAGGCATTTAGATTCGCCTCGAGAGAGTTAAAAGCTGATCGGGAAGTTGTTCTTGCTACTGTGACTTCCGGAGTTGAGGAGACTTTGGATTCTGTTATCGGCGAATATTTAAAAAATGAACGAGAAATTGTTCTTGCTGCTACGAAATCAGATTGCAGAGCATTTCGTTATGCCTCTGAACAATTAAAGAGTGATCGTGAAATACTCCTTGCAGCCTTAAAGTCGTTTACTCCTTTTAAAGAAAGCTCAATTTTTTCAAACGAGGTTTATTCTGATTAG
- a CDS encoding GIY-YIG nuclease family protein, whose amino-acid sequence MNNSKPSRPENAKYGTIYLISDLKGRSYKIGITLNWDRRSRQLEIGTKTRLISQKIVKDPGRLEKILHRKYDSYRLPQSEWFILSEEQVQEVKVLIGNSSKSYKQVFKSREKKMIDLEMAAQDDPEMLEFFKKYEHKKTEKERQKKIEHQRRLEELNERMNKPMGLPEKILLLFILAILAIPFAAIIVSTLFFTWPFILVVLFAAYISKMPPFTNR is encoded by the coding sequence ATGAATAATTCAAAGCCCTCACGACCTGAGAATGCAAAGTATGGAACAATATATCTAATAAGTGATCTAAAAGGAAGGTCTTATAAAATTGGAATAACTTTAAATTGGGATCGCCGTTCAAGGCAACTCGAGATTGGAACTAAAACAAGATTAATTAGTCAAAAAATTGTTAAGGATCCTGGGAGATTAGAGAAGATCTTGCATAGAAAATATGACTCATATAGATTGCCCCAATCTGAATGGTTTATCTTATCAGAAGAACAAGTTCAGGAAGTTAAAGTATTAATAGGTAACTCATCTAAATCATATAAACAGGTATTCAAAAGTAGAGAGAAGAAAATGATTGATTTAGAGATGGCTGCTCAGGATGATCCAGAAATGCTGGAATTTTTCAAAAAATATGAACATAAAAAAACTGAGAAAGAAAGACAGAAGAAAATAGAACATCAACGTAGGCTTGAAGAACTTAATGAAAGAATGAATAAGCCAATGGGGTTGCCTGAAAAAATACTTCTCTTATTTATCTTAGCCATCTTAGCTATCCCATTTGCGGCAATCATTGTCTCTACTCTTTTTTTTACATGGCCTTTTATACTTGTTGTTCTCTTTGCTGCCTATATAAGTAAAATGCCTCCTTTTACGAATAGATAG
- a CDS encoding OsmC family protein, giving the protein MHTEAQHVHSGQTLRTDAPVDHAGKGENFAPTDLLATAVGTCFLTVMGIKAKEKGWELGEITVEIKKKMTTNGPRKIESLLLQIEMPSDLEPDQLKVLKNATKDCPVLRSLDDSIRINVQWNQSKSKKEISLNFVPMNVFRETPQVTFFDAGVKGSNGSDVVIHHGCAISPPNEDEIEQYYVHHHQVDHNLVLAGKRTFTLLNPEWEEPHHVIYLNQKMGALQIPIGTYHRSVSGPEGSIVLNQAVRDSDFDPTKEFKPVSLRDRTDLQKAKAADPVFWIWDDGKIRRLKVGDIPSGKKKSRINCN; this is encoded by the coding sequence TTGCATACAGAAGCTCAGCATGTTCATTCTGGGCAAACACTTAGAACTGATGCACCTGTTGATCATGCAGGAAAAGGAGAAAACTTTGCTCCTACTGATTTATTGGCGACAGCAGTAGGGACTTGTTTCCTTACAGTGATGGGAATTAAAGCAAAAGAAAAAGGTTGGGAATTAGGTGAGATAACAGTTGAAATTAAAAAGAAGATGACAACTAATGGTCCACGCAAGATTGAATCTTTATTACTACAAATTGAGATGCCAAGTGATTTAGAGCCTGATCAATTAAAGGTTCTCAAAAATGCCACGAAGGACTGTCCTGTTTTGAGAAGTCTAGATGACTCAATACGAATTAACGTTCAGTGGAATCAATCGAAAAGTAAAAAAGAGATTTCTCTAAACTTTGTTCCAATGAATGTGTTTAGGGAAACACCTCAAGTCACTTTCTTTGATGCAGGAGTCAAGGGCTCTAATGGATCTGATGTAGTCATTCATCATGGGTGTGCAATTTCCCCTCCAAATGAGGATGAAATTGAGCAGTATTATGTGCATCATCACCAGGTTGACCACAATTTGGTCTTAGCGGGGAAGCGTACCTTTACCTTGCTTAACCCCGAATGGGAAGAGCCTCATCATGTAATTTACCTCAATCAAAAAATGGGTGCTCTCCAGATACCTATTGGTACTTATCACAGATCTGTTTCAGGGCCGGAAGGCAGTATTGTATTGAATCAGGCAGTTAGAGATAGCGATTTCGATCCAACTAAGGAATTTAAGCCTGTTAGCTTGAGAGATAGAACTGACTTGCAGAAAGCAAAAGCAGCCGACCCTGTTTTTTGGATTTGGGACGATGGAAAAATCAGAAGATTGAAAGTTGGTGATATTCCAAGTGGCAAGAAAAAATCACGGATTAATTGCAATTAG
- a CDS encoding PDZ domain-containing protein, protein MKKIRAIAIAFGFGLGFPTTSLAEVPQRIHQRCLEARDYLGCVKAMRINPELKKKEFVGIGIRIFLDQETANLTVHSSIKGSPADKSGIKPGDVILSIDGRPTKGMGLKEAIELIKGKEGSNIRIVFQRINDSGKRNQIKLRLEREKILIPNQPVSSQPEFRQWIYKGFPDDLSPFFPQIECNPTEKNENSLGLQT, encoded by the coding sequence ATGAAAAAGATTAGGGCTATAGCTATAGCTTTCGGTTTTGGGCTGGGTTTCCCTACAACATCATTAGCTGAAGTGCCACAAAGAATTCATCAACGCTGCCTTGAGGCAAGGGATTATCTTGGTTGTGTCAAAGCCATGCGAATAAATCCAGAGCTGAAGAAAAAAGAATTTGTTGGAATTGGTATACGAATCTTTTTAGACCAAGAGACTGCAAACCTAACTGTTCATTCTTCTATAAAAGGATCACCCGCAGACAAATCTGGCATCAAACCAGGTGATGTGATTCTCTCTATCGATGGCAGGCCAACAAAAGGGATGGGTCTCAAGGAAGCCATCGAATTAATAAAGGGAAAAGAAGGGAGCAATATCAGAATCGTCTTTCAAAGAATAAATGACTCAGGCAAAAGAAATCAGATCAAACTGCGTCTTGAAAGAGAAAAGATCTTGATTCCTAATCAACCAGTCTCGTCACAACCAGAATTTAGACAATGGATATATAAAGGATTTCCAGATGATCTCTCACCATTTTTTCCTCAGATAGAATGCAACCCAACAGAAAAAAATGAAAATAGCCTTGGTTTACAAACCTAA